From the Streptomyces pluripotens genome, one window contains:
- a CDS encoding class II fumarate hydratase — protein MTSEEPQYRIERDSMGEVRVPAHAKWRAQTQRAVENFPVSGQRLERAHIEALARIKAAAAKVNAELGVLDQDVADAIREAAGEVAEGRWDEHFPVDVFQTGSGTSSHMNTNEVIATLAGERLGRDVHPNDQVNASQSSNDVFPSAIHIAATAAVTHDVIPALEHLAASLTRKSEEFADVVKSGRTHLMDATPVTLGQEFGGYAAQVRYGVERLRAALPRLAELPLGGTAVGTGINTPPGFSAAVIQEVARVTGLPLTEARDHFEAQGARDAIVETSGQLKTIAVSLTKIANDLRWMSSGPRTGLAEIRLPDLQPGSSIMPGKVNPVVPEAVLMVAAQVIGNDTTITTAGAAGNFELNVMLPVLAKNVLESIRLLAGASRLLADRTVDGTTADRERTREYAESSPSVVTPLNRYIGYEEAAKVAKKSLAERKTIREVVVEGGYVERGDLTPEQLDEALDVLRMTHP, from the coding sequence ATGACGAGCGAAGAGCCGCAGTACCGGATCGAGCGCGACTCGATGGGCGAGGTCCGGGTCCCGGCACACGCCAAGTGGCGGGCGCAGACCCAGCGCGCCGTCGAGAACTTCCCCGTCTCCGGGCAGCGGCTCGAACGGGCGCACATCGAGGCGCTGGCGCGCATCAAGGCGGCGGCGGCGAAGGTGAACGCCGAACTCGGAGTGCTGGACCAGGATGTCGCCGACGCGATCCGCGAGGCGGCAGGCGAGGTCGCCGAGGGCAGGTGGGACGAGCACTTCCCGGTGGACGTGTTCCAGACGGGGTCGGGGACCTCGTCCCACATGAACACCAACGAGGTCATCGCCACCCTCGCCGGTGAGCGGCTCGGCCGGGACGTGCACCCCAACGACCAGGTCAACGCCTCGCAATCGTCCAACGACGTCTTCCCGTCCGCCATCCACATCGCGGCCACCGCCGCCGTCACCCACGATGTGATCCCCGCCCTGGAGCACCTCGCAGCGTCCCTGACCCGCAAGTCCGAGGAGTTCGCGGACGTGGTGAAGTCCGGCCGGACGCATCTGATGGACGCAACGCCGGTGACCCTCGGGCAGGAGTTCGGCGGGTACGCGGCCCAGGTGCGGTACGGCGTCGAACGGCTGCGGGCGGCACTGCCCCGGCTCGCCGAGCTGCCCCTCGGCGGCACGGCGGTTGGCACCGGCATCAACACCCCGCCCGGTTTCTCCGCAGCCGTCATCCAGGAAGTCGCCCGGGTCACCGGGCTGCCACTGACCGAGGCCCGCGACCACTTCGAGGCACAGGGCGCCCGGGACGCGATCGTGGAGACCAGCGGGCAGCTCAAGACGATCGCGGTCAGCCTGACCAAGATCGCCAACGATCTGCGCTGGATGTCCTCCGGGCCGCGCACCGGGCTGGCCGAGATCCGGCTGCCGGATCTGCAGCCCGGCTCCTCGATCATGCCCGGCAAGGTGAACCCGGTCGTCCCCGAGGCCGTGTTGATGGTCGCCGCCCAGGTCATCGGCAACGACACCACCATCACCACCGCCGGTGCCGCCGGGAACTTCGAGCTGAACGTCATGCTCCCGGTGCTGGCCAAGAACGTGCTCGAATCCATCCGACTGCTCGCCGGCGCATCCCGGCTGCTGGCCGACCGGACGGTGGACGGCACCACCGCCGACCGTGAGCGCACCCGCGAGTACGCCGAGTCGTCCCCCTCCGTGGTCACCCCGCTGAACAGGTACATCGGCTACGAGGAGGCGGCGAAGGTGGCCAAGAAGTCCCTCGCCGAGCGGAAGACCATCCGGGAGGTCGTCGTGGAGGGCGGGTATGTCGAGCGGGGCGACCTCACACCGGAGCAACTCGACGAGGCGCTGGATGTCCTCCGGATGACCCACCCGTAA
- a CDS encoding macro domain-containing protein, translating into MQTRTPCVRVHVLGPVRLDVNGTPVRLTPLTARLLVRLVAAEGGAVTARQLYRDVWQQTVELPRQDLRNRNEVQKRILELRRAFDLAGPGQGARIVTTGQLPTARGAESTYQLNLSVAELDSTEFTHLVGDALRAAPASAVRMLAEALRLWHGQPLAEVHGEDFATAPVRRLTQLRETALRELIAGHTALGRYELALSVAELTAREQPDDPEAAATLARLRARLRARHGGDLLRHTLRGLRVDVVVVRGDLFDQEDANLVVGFSDTFDTSTDDVVISRESVQGQLVDRLFEGRHRLLDDKLRRGLKEFTPLGTESIRAKRRGRRTRYPVGTAVAVPVGTRRVFALAYSRLGNDLRARSAPADLRLSLERLWPTVALHGLFKPVAVPLIGAGLSRIVELDRTQLLLLIIETFVRSLHQDPAVCPELRVVIRGDELERTDLSAVEAFLRAVDERGLTPPPTKVS; encoded by the coding sequence GTGCAGACCCGCACACCCTGCGTGCGCGTACACGTCCTGGGCCCCGTCCGCCTGGACGTGAACGGCACTCCGGTGCGTCTCACCCCGCTGACCGCGCGGCTGCTGGTCCGCCTGGTCGCCGCCGAGGGCGGGGCCGTGACCGCACGACAGCTCTACCGGGACGTCTGGCAGCAGACCGTCGAACTGCCACGCCAGGACCTGCGCAACCGCAACGAGGTGCAGAAACGGATCCTGGAGCTGCGACGCGCGTTCGACCTCGCCGGCCCCGGTCAGGGCGCCCGGATCGTCACCACCGGACAGCTGCCGACCGCGCGCGGGGCCGAGAGCACCTACCAGCTGAACCTGTCCGTGGCCGAATTGGACAGCACCGAGTTCACTCATCTGGTGGGCGACGCGCTGCGTGCGGCACCGGCATCGGCCGTCCGGATGCTCGCGGAGGCGCTGCGGCTCTGGCACGGGCAACCGCTGGCCGAGGTGCACGGTGAGGACTTCGCGACAGCACCGGTCCGGCGACTCACCCAGCTTCGCGAGACCGCCCTGCGAGAGTTGATCGCCGGACACACCGCGCTGGGCCGCTACGAACTCGCCCTGTCCGTAGCCGAACTGACTGCCCGGGAACAACCAGACGACCCCGAGGCCGCTGCAACCCTCGCGCGGCTGAGGGCTCGGCTGCGCGCGCGGCACGGCGGCGACCTGCTGCGCCACACCCTGCGCGGACTGCGGGTGGACGTCGTCGTGGTGCGCGGCGACCTGTTCGACCAGGAAGACGCCAATCTGGTCGTGGGGTTCTCCGACACCTTCGACACCTCCACCGACGACGTCGTAATCAGTCGGGAGAGCGTGCAGGGTCAGCTGGTCGACCGCCTCTTCGAGGGGCGGCACCGGCTCCTCGACGACAAACTGCGCCGCGGGCTGAAGGAGTTCACCCCGCTGGGCACGGAGAGCATCCGGGCCAAGCGGCGCGGCCGGCGCACTCGCTATCCGGTCGGCACGGCGGTGGCGGTGCCCGTCGGCACGCGCCGCGTCTTCGCCCTCGCCTACTCCCGGCTGGGCAACGACCTGCGCGCCCGCTCCGCCCCGGCGGACCTGCGGCTGAGCCTGGAGCGCCTGTGGCCGACGGTCGCCCTGCACGGACTGTTCAAACCCGTGGCGGTACCGCTGATCGGCGCCGGGCTGTCCCGTATCGTCGAACTCGACCGCACCCAGCTGCTGTTGTTGATCATCGAGACCTTCGTCCGGAGCCTGCACCAGGATCCGGCCGTCTGCCCCGAGTTGCGTGTCGTCATCCGCGGCGACGAGCTGGAGCGGACCGACCTGTCGGCGGTCGAGGCGTTCCTCCGGGCCGTGGACGAGCGGGGGCTGACGCCCCCGCCGACCAAGGTGAGCTGA
- a CDS encoding macro domain-containing protein, translating to MGSVLAAFGGVSAVVQFAGQLFPGTVSRPGPVLFASVALCLAWGLARARPQSAVRQEFGRPGMTVTVGEGDLFDQPGHLVVGFTDTFDTLVDDGVVINDASVQGQLLARHYAGDAGRLDAELAVALDGVSPVARESARDKPRGKRERYPIGTVAVLGNRPQLVFAVAYSRMGNDCVASSGVQDLWLGLDRLWDAVHRHGQLERVTMPLTGAGLARLHDLDEDSLLRLILLSFVVHSWERMVCRELHVVVRPGELARINLREVGAFLATLAAGVRRYV from the coding sequence GTGGGCAGCGTGTTGGCGGCCTTCGGCGGTGTGTCTGCCGTCGTGCAGTTCGCCGGCCAGTTGTTCCCGGGCACCGTTTCCCGCCCCGGTCCGGTGCTGTTCGCCTCCGTGGCCCTGTGCCTGGCCTGGGGACTGGCCCGGGCGCGTCCGCAGTCCGCTGTACGGCAGGAGTTCGGGCGCCCCGGCATGACGGTGACGGTGGGGGAGGGCGACCTCTTCGATCAGCCCGGCCATCTGGTGGTGGGGTTCACCGACACCTTCGACACGCTGGTCGACGACGGTGTGGTCATCAACGACGCGAGCGTGCAAGGGCAGTTGCTCGCCCGCCACTACGCGGGGGACGCCGGGCGGCTGGACGCGGAGCTGGCCGTCGCGCTGGACGGCGTGTCCCCGGTGGCGCGGGAGAGTGCGCGGGACAAACCGCGGGGCAAGCGCGAGCGGTATCCGATCGGGACCGTCGCCGTTCTTGGCAACCGGCCGCAGCTGGTCTTCGCCGTCGCCTACAGCCGGATGGGCAACGACTGCGTCGCCTCCTCCGGAGTGCAGGACCTGTGGCTCGGTCTGGACCGGCTGTGGGACGCCGTCCACCGCCACGGCCAGCTGGAACGGGTGACCATGCCGTTGACCGGGGCGGGGCTCGCCAGGCTGCACGACCTCGACGAGGACAGCCTGCTGCGGCTGATCCTGCTGTCGTTCGTCGTGCACTCGTGGGAACGGATGGTCTGCCGTGAGCTGCACGTGGTGGTCCGGCCCGGCGAGCTGGCGCGGATCAACCTGCGGGAGGTCGGTGCGTTCCTGGCCACCCTGGCGGCGGGCGTCCGGCGCTACGTCTGA
- a CDS encoding TIR domain-containing protein translates to MTGTSTGGISGSSSNYGSGNDFGRNNNFVNSNNGTVNSGTQNFYDGAPPGADPGPRTQEGPGPSPDRGRNVFVIHGRDEEVRMKMFDLLRLLDLRPLEWEDLVRATGKTAPFLGEVIAKAPAQAQAALVLLTPDDVVQLHPELRGANEPPYESGPTGQPRPNVLIELGMVLMAYPERTLLVEVGPLRTISDIAGMNVIRFDGSATALGKITERLKLAGCKVNDTGSDWRQTWPYRHLSAYGRTGRDVPPSR, encoded by the coding sequence ATGACCGGAACTTCTACGGGCGGCATCTCCGGCAGCAGCAGCAACTACGGAAGCGGCAACGACTTCGGCCGCAACAACAACTTCGTGAACAGCAACAACGGCACCGTCAACTCGGGGACGCAGAACTTCTACGACGGCGCCCCGCCCGGCGCCGACCCCGGGCCCCGGACCCAGGAGGGTCCTGGCCCTTCCCCGGACCGCGGCCGCAACGTCTTCGTCATCCACGGGCGGGACGAGGAGGTGCGGATGAAGATGTTCGACCTCCTGCGCCTGCTCGATCTGCGTCCGCTGGAGTGGGAGGACCTGGTCAGGGCCACCGGCAAGACGGCGCCGTTCCTCGGCGAGGTCATCGCGAAGGCCCCCGCTCAGGCCCAAGCGGCCCTCGTGCTGCTCACCCCGGACGACGTCGTGCAGCTGCACCCGGAACTGCGGGGTGCGAACGAGCCGCCCTATGAAAGCGGGCCGACGGGTCAGCCCCGGCCGAACGTGCTGATCGAACTGGGCATGGTGCTGATGGCCTACCCGGAGCGCACGCTGCTGGTGGAGGTCGGTCCACTGCGCACGATCTCCGACATCGCCGGCATGAACGTCATCCGGTTCGACGGCTCGGCCACCGCCCTGGGCAAGATCACCGAACGGTTGAAACTGGCCGGCTGCAAGGTCAACGACACCGGTTCCGACTGGCGCCAGACCTGGCCGTACCGCCACCTGTCGGCGTACGGCCGCACCGGGCGGGACGTGCCGCCGTCCCGCTGA